A window of the Gemmatimonadota bacterium genome harbors these coding sequences:
- a CDS encoding carbohydrate ABC transporter permease, translating into MKNLRWLVIIPYFCLATLPLCWLFLTSLKTQEAAISSTASLIPSTAENIAPGDLTFSATLDAYRKLATPHTGKAHAFFHYLFNSVIIGLLSTLTSIVLGTGCAYGFSRFRIAGARDWLFFILSTRFLPPLAVVVPVLMMYRVFDLPNTHLGLILLYTAFNLSLAVWLMKGFIDEIPRAYEEAALVDGYSPFQAFYKIILPHSATGMAVTAVFCLISAWNEYGFALALNNAEAVTVPVYFAGLQGNIQGIPWPQIAAGVLIFVVPIVIFTVLVRNHLLRGVTFGTIKQ; encoded by the coding sequence GTCTCGCCACACTGCCCCTGTGCTGGCTCTTTCTCACCTCCCTGAAAACGCAGGAAGCGGCGATCAGTTCCACAGCCTCTCTCATACCTTCCACCGCTGAAAACATCGCACCCGGAGATCTGACCTTTTCAGCCACATTAGACGCCTATCGCAAACTGGCAACGCCACACACGGGCAAAGCACACGCATTTTTTCACTACCTCTTCAACAGCGTCATCATCGGCCTGCTCAGCACCCTAACATCAATCGTCCTCGGAACGGGCTGCGCGTATGGATTTAGTCGATTTCGCATCGCAGGTGCCCGAGACTGGCTATTCTTCATCCTCTCGACCCGCTTCCTGCCCCCGCTCGCCGTCGTGGTCCCCGTACTGATGATGTACCGCGTCTTTGACCTGCCCAACACACACCTGGGCCTCATCCTCCTCTACACGGCATTTAACCTCTCGCTCGCGGTCTGGCTGATGAAAGGCTTCATAGACGAAATCCCCCGGGCGTATGAAGAAGCCGCACTCGTCGATGGATACAGCCCATTTCAAGCATTTTACAAAATCATCTTACCCCACTCTGCAACCGGCATGGCTGTTACCGCCGTCTTCTGCCTCATATCCGCCTGGAACGAATACGGCTTCGCGCTCGCGCTCAACAACGCCGAAGCCGTCACCGTACCCGTGTATTTTGCCGGACTTCAGGGCAACATCCAGGGCATCCCCTGGCCGCAGATTGCCGCGGGCGTCCTCATCTTTGTCGTGCCAATAGTAATCTTCACAGTACTCGTCCGCAATCATCTGTTGCGGGGCGTGACATTTGGAACAATTAAACAGTAA